One genomic segment of Burkholderia pyrrocinia includes these proteins:
- the xth gene encoding exodeoxyribonuclease III, whose translation MKIATWNVNSLNVRKQHVLDWLAQSGTDVLCLQELKLPDEKFPRADLEAAGYRSWFTGQKTYNGVAILARDTLSIDEADVVRNIPGFDDPQQRVVAATVDGVRIVSAYFPNGQAPDSDKFVYKMQWLDALHAWLSTELQRYPKLALLGDYNIAPEDRDVHDPAKWEGQNLVSPQERAHFAKLIELGFVDAFRSFEQPEKTFTWWDYRMMAFRRNAGLRIDHILLSPALAATCTSCEVDRTPRTWEQPSDHTPVVAVVG comes from the coding sequence ATGAAAATCGCCACCTGGAACGTCAACTCGCTCAACGTCCGCAAGCAGCACGTGCTCGACTGGCTCGCGCAAAGCGGCACCGACGTGCTGTGCCTGCAGGAACTGAAGCTGCCGGACGAGAAATTCCCGCGCGCCGATCTCGAAGCGGCCGGCTACCGTAGCTGGTTCACGGGCCAGAAGACCTACAACGGCGTCGCGATCCTCGCGCGCGATACGCTGTCCATCGACGAAGCGGACGTCGTGCGCAACATCCCGGGCTTCGACGATCCGCAGCAGCGCGTGGTCGCCGCGACGGTCGACGGCGTGCGCATCGTGTCCGCCTATTTCCCGAACGGCCAGGCGCCCGACTCCGACAAGTTCGTCTACAAGATGCAGTGGCTCGACGCGCTGCACGCATGGCTGAGCACCGAGCTGCAGCGCTACCCGAAGCTCGCGCTGCTCGGCGACTACAACATCGCGCCGGAAGACCGCGACGTGCACGATCCCGCGAAATGGGAAGGCCAGAACCTCGTGTCGCCGCAGGAGCGCGCGCACTTCGCGAAGCTGATCGAGCTCGGCTTCGTCGATGCGTTCCGCAGCTTCGAACAGCCCGAAAAGACCTTCACGTGGTGGGACTACCGGATGATGGCGTTCCGCCGCAACGCGGGGCTGCGCATCGACCACATCCTGCTGTCGCCGGCGCTCGCCGCTACCTGCACGTCGTGCGAGGTCGACCGCACGCCGCGCACGTGGGAACAGCCGTCCGACCACACGCCGGTCGTCGCGGTCGTCGGCTGA
- a CDS encoding aspartate/glutamate racemase family protein, giving the protein MKTIGLIGGMSWESSAEYYRMINRHSKALHGGHHNAKSVLVTVDFAEIEALQRTHDWAALGERMAGAARQLEAAGADLVVLTTNTMHRVHDAIEAAVTLPFLHIADPTGTALRDAGVERVALLGTRYTMELPFYAERLRGKFGMDVLVPDERGRDDVHRIIYDELCHGIISPESRATYVTIIEGLAKRGAQAVILGCTEITLLIGADDSPLPVFDTTALHAKAAVEWAAQ; this is encoded by the coding sequence ATGAAGACGATCGGATTGATCGGTGGAATGAGCTGGGAATCGTCGGCCGAGTACTACCGGATGATCAACCGGCACTCGAAGGCGCTGCATGGCGGGCACCACAACGCGAAGAGCGTGCTGGTGACGGTCGATTTCGCGGAGATCGAAGCGCTGCAGCGCACGCACGACTGGGCGGCACTCGGCGAACGGATGGCGGGCGCCGCGCGACAACTCGAAGCGGCCGGCGCCGATCTCGTCGTGCTGACGACCAATACGATGCACCGCGTGCACGACGCGATCGAAGCCGCGGTGACGCTGCCGTTCCTGCACATCGCCGATCCGACGGGCACCGCGCTGCGCGACGCCGGCGTCGAGCGCGTCGCACTGCTCGGCACGCGCTACACGATGGAGTTGCCGTTCTATGCGGAACGACTGCGCGGGAAGTTCGGGATGGACGTGCTCGTGCCCGACGAACGCGGGCGCGACGACGTGCACCGGATCATCTACGACGAGCTGTGTCACGGCATCATCTCGCCCGAATCGCGCGCGACGTACGTGACGATCATCGAAGGACTGGCGAAGCGCGGCGCGCAGGCCGTGATCCTCGGCTGCACTGAAATCACGCTGCTGATCGGTGCGGACGACTCGCCGCTGCCGGTATTCGATACGACCGCGCTGCATGCGAAGGCGGCCGTGGAATGGGCTGCGCAATAG
- the dinB gene encoding DNA polymerase IV, producing the protein MFLYSIGTVNPTTIPPADPHAPPPGDALPRMRKIIHCDCDCFYASVEMRDDPSLRNRPLAVGGRPDQRGVIATCNYEARRYGVHSAMSSALAMRKCPDLLILPTAMDKYRAASRQIMAIYRDYTPDVEPLSLDEAYLDVSGSERCQGSATLIAREIRQRVHDTVGVTVSAGVAPNKFIAKIASDWNKPDGLFVVRPHEIDAFVAALPVRKLHGVGKVTATRLDRLGIQTCAQLRDWPLIDLHREFGAFGRRLYELSRGIDERPVQADQERKSVSVETTYVTDLATLEQCAEEIRRLVVQLDARVARAGAARSIRKLYVKIRFADFQRTTVECVADATNADTAVTLLAKGLQRRAQAVRLLGVGVRIDEDTAERHGQFSLFDDESPAP; encoded by the coding sequence GTGTTTTTGTACAGTATCGGCACCGTGAACCCGACCACCATTCCGCCTGCCGATCCGCACGCGCCGCCGCCGGGCGACGCGCTGCCGCGCATGCGCAAGATCATTCACTGCGATTGCGACTGCTTCTACGCGTCGGTCGAGATGCGCGACGACCCGTCGCTGCGCAACCGGCCGCTCGCGGTCGGCGGCCGGCCCGACCAGCGCGGCGTGATCGCGACCTGCAACTACGAGGCGCGGCGCTACGGCGTGCATTCGGCGATGTCGTCGGCGCTGGCGATGCGCAAGTGTCCGGACCTGCTGATCCTGCCGACCGCGATGGACAAGTACCGCGCGGCGTCGCGGCAGATCATGGCGATCTATCGCGACTACACGCCCGACGTCGAGCCGCTGTCGCTCGACGAGGCGTACCTCGACGTCAGCGGGTCCGAGCGGTGCCAGGGCAGCGCGACGCTGATTGCGCGCGAGATCCGCCAGCGCGTGCACGACACGGTCGGCGTGACCGTGTCGGCCGGCGTCGCGCCGAACAAGTTCATCGCGAAGATCGCATCCGACTGGAACAAGCCCGACGGCCTGTTCGTCGTGCGGCCGCACGAGATCGACGCGTTCGTCGCGGCGCTGCCGGTGCGCAAGCTGCACGGCGTCGGCAAGGTGACGGCCACGCGGCTCGACCGGCTCGGCATCCAGACCTGCGCGCAATTGCGCGACTGGCCGCTGATCGACCTGCACCGCGAATTCGGCGCGTTCGGTCGGCGGCTGTACGAACTGTCGCGCGGGATCGACGAGCGGCCCGTGCAGGCCGACCAGGAGCGCAAGTCGGTCAGCGTCGAGACGACCTACGTGACCGACCTGGCGACGCTCGAGCAATGCGCGGAGGAAATCCGCCGCCTCGTCGTGCAGCTCGACGCGCGCGTCGCGCGCGCCGGCGCCGCGCGCTCGATCCGCAAGCTGTACGTGAAGATCCGCTTCGCCGATTTCCAGCGCACGACGGTCGAGTGCGTGGCCGACGCGACGAATGCCGATACTGCCGTCACGCTGCTCGCGAAGGGGCTGCAGCGGCGCGCGCAGGCCGTGCGGCTGCTCGGCGTCGGCGTGCGCATCGACGAGGACACGGCCGAGCGTCACGGGCAGTTCTCGCTGTTCGACGACGAATCGCCCGCACCATGA
- a CDS encoding M3 family metallopeptidase, whose product MSASANTNPLLDFSDLPRFGEIRPEHVTPALDTLLDAANRAVEAASAPATPSTWADVVETVEQATEPLGRAWGVVGHLNAVADTPELRAAYGENLPRVTEFWSSVGQNLALYEKYKAIAASAEYATLSAERKKILDNALRDFRLSGAELPEDRKPRFAELQEQQAALSKAFSDHVLDATNAYGYFVQDEAELAGLPGDATEAAREAAQKDGKDGWKFTLHFPSYFPVLQYADNRALRETLYRAYATRASELGPQYGDGKTEWDNTAIVADELKLRREEAQMLGYRNFAEVSLAPKMAESPQQVIAFLEDLATRARPHADKDWDELRAFGAKELGLAELASWDVAYAAEKLREQRYAFSENEVKQYFPEPAVLKGLFTVTETLFGVRIKPDDAPVWHKDVRFFRVENRDGSLVAQFYLDLYAREGKRGGAWMDDARSRAKRGSTVQTPVAYLTCNFSAPVGGKPACFTHDEVITLFHEFGHGLHHMLTRVDELGVSGINGVEWDAVELPSQFMENFCWEWDVLSSMSSHIDTGATLPRELFDKMIAAKNFQSGLGTLRQIVFSMFDMLLHVDFDPAGATGVTAFAREINERYHVIPQAAFSRWPNTFSHIFAGGYAAGYYSYKWAEVLSADAYAAFEEAAAAGGSVLDAATGTRYRREILEVGGSRPAMDSFKAFRGREPEIDALLRHNGMAAPTH is encoded by the coding sequence ATGTCCGCCAGCGCCAACACCAATCCGCTCCTCGACTTCTCCGACCTGCCCCGCTTCGGCGAAATCCGCCCGGAACACGTGACGCCCGCGCTCGATACGCTGCTCGACGCCGCCAACCGCGCGGTCGAGGCCGCGAGCGCGCCCGCGACGCCGTCGACCTGGGCCGACGTCGTCGAGACGGTCGAGCAGGCGACGGAGCCGCTTGGCCGTGCGTGGGGCGTTGTCGGCCACCTGAACGCGGTCGCCGATACGCCCGAACTGCGTGCCGCCTACGGCGAGAACCTGCCGCGCGTGACCGAGTTCTGGTCGAGCGTCGGCCAGAATCTCGCGCTGTACGAGAAGTACAAGGCGATCGCCGCGAGCGCCGAATACGCGACGCTGTCCGCCGAGCGCAAGAAGATCCTCGACAACGCGCTGCGCGATTTCCGCCTGTCGGGCGCCGAGCTGCCCGAGGACCGGAAACCGCGCTTCGCGGAACTGCAGGAACAGCAGGCCGCGCTGTCGAAGGCATTCTCCGACCACGTGCTCGATGCGACCAACGCGTACGGGTACTTCGTGCAGGACGAGGCCGAGCTGGCCGGCCTGCCCGGCGACGCGACCGAGGCCGCCCGCGAAGCCGCGCAGAAGGACGGCAAGGACGGCTGGAAATTCACGCTGCACTTCCCGTCGTACTTCCCGGTGCTGCAGTACGCGGACAACCGCGCACTGCGCGAGACGCTCTACCGCGCCTATGCGACGCGCGCGTCGGAACTCGGGCCGCAGTACGGCGACGGCAAGACCGAATGGGACAACACGGCAATCGTCGCCGACGAGCTGAAGCTGCGCCGCGAAGAGGCGCAGATGCTCGGCTACCGCAACTTCGCCGAAGTGTCGCTCGCGCCGAAGATGGCCGAATCCCCGCAGCAGGTGATCGCGTTCCTCGAGGATCTCGCGACGCGCGCGCGCCCGCACGCGGACAAGGACTGGGACGAACTGCGCGCGTTCGGCGCGAAGGAACTCGGCCTCGCCGAGCTCGCATCGTGGGACGTCGCGTACGCGGCCGAAAAGCTGCGCGAGCAGCGCTACGCGTTCTCGGAAAACGAGGTCAAGCAGTACTTCCCGGAGCCGGCCGTGCTGAAGGGCCTGTTCACCGTCACCGAGACGCTGTTCGGCGTGCGGATCAAGCCGGACGACGCGCCGGTGTGGCACAAGGACGTGCGCTTCTTCCGCGTCGAGAACCGCGACGGCTCGCTCGTCGCGCAGTTCTATCTCGACCTGTACGCGCGCGAAGGCAAGCGCGGCGGCGCATGGATGGACGACGCGCGTTCGCGCGCGAAGCGCGGCAGCACCGTGCAGACGCCGGTCGCGTACCTGACCTGCAACTTCTCGGCACCGGTCGGCGGCAAGCCCGCGTGCTTCACGCACGACGAAGTGATCACGCTGTTCCATGAGTTCGGCCACGGGCTGCATCACATGCTCACGCGTGTCGACGAACTCGGCGTGTCGGGCATCAACGGCGTCGAATGGGATGCGGTCGAGCTGCCGTCGCAGTTCATGGAAAACTTCTGCTGGGAATGGGACGTGCTGTCGTCGATGTCGTCGCACATCGACACGGGCGCCACGCTGCCGCGCGAACTGTTCGACAAGATGATCGCCGCGAAGAATTTCCAGAGCGGGCTCGGCACGCTGCGCCAGATCGTGTTCTCGATGTTCGACATGCTGCTGCACGTCGACTTCGACCCGGCGGGCGCAACCGGCGTGACCGCGTTCGCGCGCGAGATCAACGAGCGCTATCACGTGATCCCGCAGGCGGCGTTCTCGCGCTGGCCGAACACGTTCAGCCATATCTTCGCGGGCGGTTATGCGGCCGGCTACTACAGCTACAAGTGGGCCGAGGTGCTGTCGGCCGACGCGTACGCGGCATTCGAGGAAGCGGCCGCCGCCGGCGGCAGCGTGCTCGACGCGGCGACCGGCACGCGCTATCGCCGTGAAATCCTCGAGGTCGGCGGCAGCCGCCCGGCGATGGATTCGTTCAAGGCGTTCCGCGGCCGCGAGCCGGAAATCGATGCGCTGCTGCGCCACAACGGGATGGCCGCGCCCACGCACTGA
- the folD gene encoding bifunctional methylenetetrahydrofolate dehydrogenase/methenyltetrahydrofolate cyclohydrolase FolD — translation MTALLIDGNALSKTLRAQAAERAAALTARGHQPGLAVILVGENPASEVYVRNKIKACEDNGFFSLKDAYPATLSEADLLARIDELNRDPKIHGILVQLPLPAHIESHKVLEAIAPEKDVDGFHVANAGALMTGKPLFRPCTPYGVMKMFDAHDIALQGANAVVIGRSNIVGKPMAMLLLEAGATVTICHSKTRDLAAHTRQADIVVAAVGKRNILTADMVKPGATVIDVGMNRDDAGKLCGDVDFAGVKEVAGHITPVPGGVGPMTITMLLINTIEAAERAAAAAA, via the coding sequence ATGACAGCCCTCCTCATCGACGGCAACGCCCTTTCGAAGACCCTGCGCGCGCAGGCCGCCGAACGCGCCGCCGCCCTGACCGCTCGCGGCCACCAGCCCGGTCTCGCGGTGATCCTCGTCGGCGAAAACCCGGCGAGCGAAGTCTACGTGCGCAACAAGATCAAGGCGTGCGAGGACAACGGCTTCTTCTCGCTGAAGGATGCGTACCCGGCCACGCTGTCGGAAGCCGACCTGCTCGCGCGCATCGACGAACTGAACCGCGACCCGAAGATTCACGGCATCCTCGTCCAGTTGCCGCTGCCCGCGCACATCGAAAGCCACAAGGTGCTCGAGGCGATCGCGCCGGAGAAGGACGTCGACGGCTTTCACGTCGCGAACGCGGGCGCGCTGATGACCGGCAAGCCGCTGTTCCGCCCGTGCACGCCGTACGGCGTGATGAAGATGTTCGACGCACACGACATCGCACTGCAAGGCGCGAACGCGGTCGTGATCGGCCGCTCGAACATCGTCGGCAAGCCGATGGCGATGCTGCTGCTCGAAGCCGGCGCGACCGTGACGATCTGCCACAGCAAGACGCGCGACCTCGCCGCGCACACGCGGCAGGCCGACATCGTGGTCGCCGCGGTCGGCAAGCGCAACATCCTGACGGCCGACATGGTGAAGCCCGGCGCGACGGTGATCGACGTCGGCATGAACCGCGACGACGCGGGCAAGCTGTGCGGCGACGTCGACTTTGCGGGCGTGAAGGAAGTCGCCGGCCACATCACGCCGGTGCCGGGCGGCGTCGGTCCGATGACCATCACGATGCTGCTGATCAACACGATCGAAGCCGCCGAGCGCGCCGCCGCTGCGGCCGCCTGA
- the fixJ gene encoding oxygen response regulator transcription factor FixJ encodes MNSPVTTTQETVFVVDDDEAVRDSLRWLLEANGYRVQCFSSAEQFLDAYQPAQQAGQIACLILDVRMSGMSGLELQERLIADNAALPIIFVTGHGDVPMAVSTMKKGAMDFIEKPFDEAELRKLVERMLDKARSESKSVQEQRAASERLSKLTAREQQVLERIIAGRLNKQIADDLGISIKTVEAHRANIMEKLNVNTVADLLRLALSKKQA; translated from the coding sequence ATGAATAGCCCTGTCACCACCACTCAGGAAACCGTCTTTGTCGTCGACGACGACGAGGCCGTACGGGACTCGCTGCGCTGGCTGCTGGAGGCGAACGGCTATCGCGTGCAATGCTTCTCGAGCGCCGAGCAATTCCTCGATGCATACCAGCCTGCGCAACAGGCCGGCCAGATCGCGTGCCTGATCCTCGACGTGCGGATGTCGGGCATGAGCGGCCTCGAACTGCAGGAGCGCCTGATCGCCGACAATGCCGCGCTGCCGATCATCTTCGTCACGGGTCACGGCGACGTGCCGATGGCCGTGTCGACGATGAAAAAGGGTGCGATGGACTTTATCGAGAAACCGTTCGACGAAGCGGAGCTGCGCAAGCTCGTCGAGCGGATGCTCGACAAGGCCCGAAGCGAAAGCAAGAGCGTCCAGGAACAGCGTGCCGCGAGCGAACGCCTGTCGAAACTCACCGCGCGCGAGCAGCAGGTACTCGAACGGATCATCGCGGGCCGCCTGAACAAGCAGATCGCCGACGACCTCGGCATCAGCATCAAGACGGTCGAAGCGCACCGCGCGAACATCATGGAAAAGCTCAACGTCAACACGGTAGCCGACCTGCTGCGCCTCGCGCTGTCGAAGAAACAGGCCTGA
- the fixL gene encoding oxygen sensor histidine kinase FixL, with protein sequence MLTDRLFARSARPPGPPAESQPSRWHHGPWWSNSYLLTPLLSILVFLVVMSLILWSLNRREQQQQEDTLFRNVAWAQQQIRLSMTGAQEQLQALSRDLASGRLDQNAFQMAVADVMQTHPEILYLNWYTAPGVQRWPTVHPPLLGQRLAKPGDAQMQDAVRGAYDEARSTRRQAYSPLIYDDFGNGFITLQTPVMRGDREYLGSIAAVFSVEGVLKHDIPQELSSKYKISITDANNRELSSTSTRPRLPRDSHYDLPLDPPGQGLTVRVYAFPQLTNLTNNTLVWLVAGLSCFVLWSLWSLWKHTRQRFEAQQALYAEAFFRRAMENSVLIGMRVLDMHGRITHVNPAFCRMTGWDESDLVGKVAPFPYWPRDAYPEMQRQLDMTLRGKAPSSGFELRVRRKNGTLFHARLYVSPLIDSSGRQTGWMSSMTDITEPKRAREELAAAHERFTTVLESLDAAVSVLAADEAELLFANRYYRHLFGIRPDGHLELSGGGFDRAQASSDSIDMVDAFAGLPAAALTSSTADAQEVYVESIQKWFEVRRQYIQWVDGHLAQMQIATDITTRKKAQELAHQQEEKLQFTSRLMTMGEMASSIAHELNQPLAAINNYCSGTLALVKSGRGTPETLQPALEKTAQQALRAGMIVKRIREFVKRSEPKRQPARVADIVADAVGLAEIEARKRRIRIATEILARMPIIYVDPVLIEQVLMNLMKNAAEAMADVKPASADGVIRVVADIDAGFVDIRVIDQGPGVDEATAERLFEPFYSTKSDGMGMGLNICRSIIESHRGRLWVVNNVEPDGRISGATFHCSLPIGEPADLGRGGREASASHTVTGEL encoded by the coding sequence ATGTTGACCGATCGGCTTTTCGCACGCTCGGCGCGACCGCCAGGCCCGCCGGCGGAGTCGCAGCCGTCCCGTTGGCACCACGGACCGTGGTGGTCCAATTCCTATTTGCTGACGCCGCTGCTGTCGATCCTGGTGTTCCTCGTGGTCATGAGCCTCATCCTGTGGAGCCTCAATCGCCGCGAACAGCAGCAGCAGGAAGACACCCTGTTCCGTAACGTCGCGTGGGCGCAGCAGCAGATCCGCCTGTCGATGACGGGCGCGCAGGAACAACTCCAGGCACTGTCGCGCGATCTCGCGTCGGGCCGCCTCGACCAGAACGCGTTCCAGATGGCCGTCGCGGACGTGATGCAGACGCATCCGGAAATCCTCTACCTGAACTGGTACACGGCGCCCGGCGTGCAGCGCTGGCCGACGGTGCATCCGCCGCTGCTCGGCCAGCGGCTCGCGAAGCCCGGCGACGCGCAGATGCAGGACGCCGTGCGCGGCGCCTACGACGAAGCGCGCAGCACGCGCCGCCAGGCCTATTCGCCGCTGATCTACGATGACTTCGGCAACGGCTTCATCACGCTGCAGACGCCCGTGATGCGCGGCGACCGCGAATATCTCGGCTCGATCGCCGCGGTGTTCTCGGTCGAAGGCGTCCTGAAGCACGACATCCCGCAGGAGCTGTCGTCGAAGTACAAGATCTCGATCACCGACGCGAACAACCGCGAGCTGTCGTCCACGTCGACGCGCCCGCGCCTGCCGCGCGATTCGCACTACGACCTGCCGCTCGATCCGCCCGGCCAGGGGCTGACCGTGCGCGTGTACGCGTTCCCGCAGCTCACGAACCTGACCAACAATACGCTCGTGTGGCTCGTCGCGGGGCTGTCGTGCTTCGTGCTGTGGAGCCTCTGGAGCCTGTGGAAGCACACGCGCCAGCGCTTCGAGGCGCAGCAGGCGCTGTACGCGGAAGCGTTCTTCCGCCGCGCGATGGAAAACTCGGTGCTGATCGGCATGCGCGTGCTCGACATGCACGGCCGCATCACGCACGTGAACCCCGCGTTCTGCCGGATGACCGGCTGGGACGAGAGCGACCTCGTCGGCAAGGTCGCGCCGTTCCCGTACTGGCCGCGCGACGCTTACCCGGAAATGCAGCGCCAGCTCGACATGACGCTGCGCGGCAAGGCGCCGAGCTCGGGCTTCGAGTTGCGCGTGCGGCGCAAGAACGGCACGTTGTTCCATGCGCGCCTGTACGTATCGCCGCTGATCGACAGTTCCGGCCGCCAGACCGGCTGGATGTCGTCGATGACCGACATCACCGAGCCGAAGCGCGCGCGCGAGGAACTCGCGGCCGCGCACGAGCGTTTCACGACGGTGCTCGAAAGCCTCGACGCCGCGGTGTCGGTGCTGGCCGCCGACGAGGCCGAGCTGCTGTTCGCGAACCGCTACTACCGCCACCTGTTCGGGATCCGCCCGGACGGCCATCTCGAGCTGTCGGGCGGCGGCTTCGACCGCGCGCAGGCATCGTCCGACTCGATCGACATGGTTGACGCGTTCGCGGGCCTGCCGGCCGCCGCGCTGACGAGCAGCACCGCGGATGCGCAGGAGGTGTACGTCGAGAGCATCCAGAAATGGTTCGAGGTGCGCCGCCAGTACATTCAGTGGGTGGACGGCCACCTCGCGCAGATGCAGATCGCGACCGACATCACGACTCGCAAGAAGGCACAGGAACTCGCGCACCAGCAGGAAGAGAAGCTGCAGTTCACGAGCCGATTGATGACGATGGGTGAAATGGCGTCGTCGATTGCTCACGAATTGAATCAGCCGCTCGCCGCGATCAACAACTACTGCTCGGGCACGCTCGCGCTGGTCAAGAGCGGCCGCGGCACGCCCGAGACGCTGCAGCCCGCGCTGGAAAAGACCGCGCAGCAGGCGCTGCGCGCGGGGATGATCGTCAAGCGGATCCGCGAATTCGTGAAGCGCAGCGAGCCGAAGCGCCAGCCGGCGCGCGTCGCGGACATCGTCGCCGACGCGGTCGGGCTCGCCGAAATCGAGGCCAGGAAGCGCAGGATCCGGATCGCCACGGAAATCCTCGCAAGAATGCCTATTATTTATGTCGACCCCGTGCTGATCGAGCAGGTGCTGATGAACCTGATGAAGAACGCGGCCGAGGCGATGGCCGACGTGAAGCCGGCGTCGGCGGACGGCGTGATCCGCGTCGTCGCCGACATCGATGCGGGATTCGTCGACATCCGCGTGATCGACCAGGGCCCGGGCGTCGACGAAGCGACCGCCGAACGCCTGTTCGAACCGTTTTACAGCACCAAGTCCGATGGCATGGGCATGGGGCTGAACATCTGCCGTTCGATCATCGAATCGCATCGGGGGCGTCTGTGGGTGGTCAACAACGTCGAGCCGGATGGCCGCATTTCCGGCGCGACGTTCCACTGCAGCCTGCCCATTGGGGAACCCGCTGATCTCGGCCGAGGGGGGCGCGAGGCATCGGCATCACATACCGTTACGGGAGAATTATGA